The following coding sequences lie in one Carassius carassius chromosome 1, fCarCar2.1, whole genome shotgun sequence genomic window:
- the LOC132147616 gene encoding thyroid hormone receptor alpha-A isoform X3: MEHKEQELNLPEGDETWWPDGVKRKRKNSQCSMKSTSGYVPSYLEKDEPCVVCGDKATGYHYRCITCEGCKGFFRRTIQKNLHPSYSCKYDSCCIIDKVTRNQCQLCRFKKCISVGMAMDLVLDDSKRVAKRRLIEENRERKKKEEIVKTLHNRPEPTVSEWELIRMVTEAHRHTNAQGPHWKQKRKFLPEDIGQSPAPTSDNDKVDLEAFSEFTKIITPAITRVVDFAKKLPMFSELPCEDQIILLKGCCMEIMSLRAAVRYDPESETLTLSGEMAVSREQLKNGGLGVVSDAIFDLGKSLSQFNLDDSEVALLQAVLLMSSDRSGLTCVEKIEKCQEMYLLAFEHYINHRKHNISHFWPKLLMKVTNLRMIGACHASRFLHMKVECPTELFPPLFLEVFEDQEV; encoded by the exons GGTATGTTCCCAGCTACCTGGAGAAAGACGAGCCATGTGTGGTATGTGGGGACAAGGCCACCGGCTACCATTACCGCTGCATCACATGTGAGGGCTGCAAG GGTTTCTTTAGGAGGACAATACAGAAGAATCTTCACCCTTCCTATTCCTGCAAATATGACAGCTGTTGCATCATTGATAAAGTCACCCGCAACCAGTGCCAGCTGTGCCGCTTCAAGAAGTGCATCTCGGTGGGGATGGCCATGGACT TGGTGCTGGATGATTCAAAGCGTGTGGCCAAGAGGCGTCTGATCGAGGAAAACCGGGAACGGAAGAAGAAAGAGGAGATTGTGAAAACTCTGCACAATCGGCCTGAGCCCACCGTCTCGGAGTGGGAGCTGATTCGTATGGTGACGGAGGCTCATCGCCACACCAATGCCCAGGGCCCTCACTGGAAACAGAAACGCAAGTTCCTA CCAGAAGACATCGGGCAGTCTCCAGCCCCCACATCAGACAACGACAAGGTCGACCTGGAGGCCTTCAGTGAGTTCACCAAGATCATCACCCCTGCCATCACACGAGTTGTGGACTTTGCCAAAAAGCTGCCCATGTTCTCCGAG CTGCCCTGTGAAGACCAGATCATCCTGCTGAAAGGCTGCTGTATGGAGATCATGTCCTTGCGTGCAGCGGTGCGGTACGACCCCGAGAGCGAGACACTGACCCTGAGCGGGGAGATGGCTGTCAGTCGAGAGCAGCTGAAGAACGGAGGGTTAGGAGTGGTGTCTGATGCCATCTTTGATTTGGGCAAGAGCCTGTCACAGTTCAACCTGGATGACTCGGAGGTGGCACTGCTGCAGGCCGTCCTGCTCATGAGCTCAG ATCGTTCCGGACTCACATGTGTGGAGAAGATCGAGAAGTGTCAGGAGATGTACCTGTTAGCATTCGAGCACTACATCAACCATCGCAAGCACAACATCTCACACTTCTGGCCCAAGCTGCTGATGAAGGTGACGAACCTGCGCATGATCGGCGCCTGTCATGCCAGCCGCTTCCTGCACATGAAAGTGGAGTGTCCCACAGAACTCTTCCCCCCGCTCTTCCTCGAGGTCTTCGAGGATCAGGAGGTGTGA
- the LOC132147616 gene encoding thyroid hormone receptor alpha-A isoform X6 yields MESRWPDGVKRKRKNSQCSMKSTSGYVPSYLEKDEPCVVCGDKATGYHYRCITCEGCKGFFRRTIQKNLHPSYSCKYDSCCIIDKVTRNQCQLCRFKKCISVGMAMDLVLDDSKRVAKRRLIEENRERKKKEEIVKTLHNRPEPTVSEWELIRMVTEAHRHTNAQGPHWKQKRKFLPEDIGQSPAPTSDNDKVDLEAFSEFTKIITPAITRVVDFAKKLPMFSELPCEDQIILLKGCCMEIMSLRAAVRYDPESETLTLSGEMAVSREQLKNGGLGVVSDAIFDLGKSLSQFNLDDSEVALLQAVLLMSSDRSGLTCVEKIEKCQEMYLLAFEHYINHRKHNISHFWPKLLMKVTNLRMIGACHASRFLHMKVECPTELFPPLFLEVFEDQEV; encoded by the exons GGTATGTTCCCAGCTACCTGGAGAAAGACGAGCCATGTGTGGTATGTGGGGACAAGGCCACCGGCTACCATTACCGCTGCATCACATGTGAGGGCTGCAAG GGTTTCTTTAGGAGGACAATACAGAAGAATCTTCACCCTTCCTATTCCTGCAAATATGACAGCTGTTGCATCATTGATAAAGTCACCCGCAACCAGTGCCAGCTGTGCCGCTTCAAGAAGTGCATCTCGGTGGGGATGGCCATGGACT TGGTGCTGGATGATTCAAAGCGTGTGGCCAAGAGGCGTCTGATCGAGGAAAACCGGGAACGGAAGAAGAAAGAGGAGATTGTGAAAACTCTGCACAATCGGCCTGAGCCCACCGTCTCGGAGTGGGAGCTGATTCGTATGGTGACGGAGGCTCATCGCCACACCAATGCCCAGGGCCCTCACTGGAAACAGAAACGCAAGTTCCTA CCAGAAGACATCGGGCAGTCTCCAGCCCCCACATCAGACAACGACAAGGTCGACCTGGAGGCCTTCAGTGAGTTCACCAAGATCATCACCCCTGCCATCACACGAGTTGTGGACTTTGCCAAAAAGCTGCCCATGTTCTCCGAG CTGCCCTGTGAAGACCAGATCATCCTGCTGAAAGGCTGCTGTATGGAGATCATGTCCTTGCGTGCAGCGGTGCGGTACGACCCCGAGAGCGAGACACTGACCCTGAGCGGGGAGATGGCTGTCAGTCGAGAGCAGCTGAAGAACGGAGGGTTAGGAGTGGTGTCTGATGCCATCTTTGATTTGGGCAAGAGCCTGTCACAGTTCAACCTGGATGACTCGGAGGTGGCACTGCTGCAGGCCGTCCTGCTCATGAGCTCAG ATCGTTCCGGACTCACATGTGTGGAGAAGATCGAGAAGTGTCAGGAGATGTACCTGTTAGCATTCGAGCACTACATCAACCATCGCAAGCACAACATCTCACACTTCTGGCCCAAGCTGCTGATGAAGGTGACGAACCTGCGCATGATCGGCGCCTGTCATGCCAGCCGCTTCCTGCACATGAAAGTGGAGTGTCCCACAGAACTCTTCCCCCCGCTCTTCCTCGAGGTCTTCGAGGATCAGGAGGTGTGA
- the LOC132147616 gene encoding thyroid hormone receptor alpha-A isoform X1: MEHKEQELNLPEGDETWWPDGVKRKRKNSQCSMKSTSVKIISVPGYVPSYLEKDEPCVVCGDKATGYHYRCITCEGCKGFFRRTIQKNLHPSYSCKYDSCCIIDKVTRNQCQLCRFKKCISVGMAMDLVLDDSKRVAKRRLIEENRERKKKEEIVKTLHNRPEPTVSEWELIRMVTEAHRHTNAQGPHWKQKRKFLPEDIGQSPAPTSDNDKVDLEAFSEFTKIITPAITRVVDFAKKLPMFSELPCEDQIILLKGCCMEIMSLRAAVRYDPESETLTLSGEMAVSREQLKNGGLGVVSDAIFDLGKSLSQFNLDDSEVALLQAVLLMSSDRSGLTCVEKIEKCQEMYLLAFEHYINHRKHNISHFWPKLLMKVTNLRMIGACHASRFLHMKVECPTELFPPLFLEVFEDQEV, from the exons TGAAGATCATCTCTGTTCCAGGGTATGTTCCCAGCTACCTGGAGAAAGACGAGCCATGTGTGGTATGTGGGGACAAGGCCACCGGCTACCATTACCGCTGCATCACATGTGAGGGCTGCAAG GGTTTCTTTAGGAGGACAATACAGAAGAATCTTCACCCTTCCTATTCCTGCAAATATGACAGCTGTTGCATCATTGATAAAGTCACCCGCAACCAGTGCCAGCTGTGCCGCTTCAAGAAGTGCATCTCGGTGGGGATGGCCATGGACT TGGTGCTGGATGATTCAAAGCGTGTGGCCAAGAGGCGTCTGATCGAGGAAAACCGGGAACGGAAGAAGAAAGAGGAGATTGTGAAAACTCTGCACAATCGGCCTGAGCCCACCGTCTCGGAGTGGGAGCTGATTCGTATGGTGACGGAGGCTCATCGCCACACCAATGCCCAGGGCCCTCACTGGAAACAGAAACGCAAGTTCCTA CCAGAAGACATCGGGCAGTCTCCAGCCCCCACATCAGACAACGACAAGGTCGACCTGGAGGCCTTCAGTGAGTTCACCAAGATCATCACCCCTGCCATCACACGAGTTGTGGACTTTGCCAAAAAGCTGCCCATGTTCTCCGAG CTGCCCTGTGAAGACCAGATCATCCTGCTGAAAGGCTGCTGTATGGAGATCATGTCCTTGCGTGCAGCGGTGCGGTACGACCCCGAGAGCGAGACACTGACCCTGAGCGGGGAGATGGCTGTCAGTCGAGAGCAGCTGAAGAACGGAGGGTTAGGAGTGGTGTCTGATGCCATCTTTGATTTGGGCAAGAGCCTGTCACAGTTCAACCTGGATGACTCGGAGGTGGCACTGCTGCAGGCCGTCCTGCTCATGAGCTCAG ATCGTTCCGGACTCACATGTGTGGAGAAGATCGAGAAGTGTCAGGAGATGTACCTGTTAGCATTCGAGCACTACATCAACCATCGCAAGCACAACATCTCACACTTCTGGCCCAAGCTGCTGATGAAGGTGACGAACCTGCGCATGATCGGCGCCTGTCATGCCAGCCGCTTCCTGCACATGAAAGTGGAGTGTCCCACAGAACTCTTCCCCCCGCTCTTCCTCGAGGTCTTCGAGGATCAGGAGGTGTGA
- the LOC132147616 gene encoding thyroid hormone receptor alpha-A isoform X2, whose product MHILQPQYVNRWPDGVKRKRKNSQCSMKSTSVKIISVPGYVPSYLEKDEPCVVCGDKATGYHYRCITCEGCKGFFRRTIQKNLHPSYSCKYDSCCIIDKVTRNQCQLCRFKKCISVGMAMDLVLDDSKRVAKRRLIEENRERKKKEEIVKTLHNRPEPTVSEWELIRMVTEAHRHTNAQGPHWKQKRKFLPEDIGQSPAPTSDNDKVDLEAFSEFTKIITPAITRVVDFAKKLPMFSELPCEDQIILLKGCCMEIMSLRAAVRYDPESETLTLSGEMAVSREQLKNGGLGVVSDAIFDLGKSLSQFNLDDSEVALLQAVLLMSSDRSGLTCVEKIEKCQEMYLLAFEHYINHRKHNISHFWPKLLMKVTNLRMIGACHASRFLHMKVECPTELFPPLFLEVFEDQEV is encoded by the exons TGAAGATCATCTCTGTTCCAGGGTATGTTCCCAGCTACCTGGAGAAAGACGAGCCATGTGTGGTATGTGGGGACAAGGCCACCGGCTACCATTACCGCTGCATCACATGTGAGGGCTGCAAG GGTTTCTTTAGGAGGACAATACAGAAGAATCTTCACCCTTCCTATTCCTGCAAATATGACAGCTGTTGCATCATTGATAAAGTCACCCGCAACCAGTGCCAGCTGTGCCGCTTCAAGAAGTGCATCTCGGTGGGGATGGCCATGGACT TGGTGCTGGATGATTCAAAGCGTGTGGCCAAGAGGCGTCTGATCGAGGAAAACCGGGAACGGAAGAAGAAAGAGGAGATTGTGAAAACTCTGCACAATCGGCCTGAGCCCACCGTCTCGGAGTGGGAGCTGATTCGTATGGTGACGGAGGCTCATCGCCACACCAATGCCCAGGGCCCTCACTGGAAACAGAAACGCAAGTTCCTA CCAGAAGACATCGGGCAGTCTCCAGCCCCCACATCAGACAACGACAAGGTCGACCTGGAGGCCTTCAGTGAGTTCACCAAGATCATCACCCCTGCCATCACACGAGTTGTGGACTTTGCCAAAAAGCTGCCCATGTTCTCCGAG CTGCCCTGTGAAGACCAGATCATCCTGCTGAAAGGCTGCTGTATGGAGATCATGTCCTTGCGTGCAGCGGTGCGGTACGACCCCGAGAGCGAGACACTGACCCTGAGCGGGGAGATGGCTGTCAGTCGAGAGCAGCTGAAGAACGGAGGGTTAGGAGTGGTGTCTGATGCCATCTTTGATTTGGGCAAGAGCCTGTCACAGTTCAACCTGGATGACTCGGAGGTGGCACTGCTGCAGGCCGTCCTGCTCATGAGCTCAG ATCGTTCCGGACTCACATGTGTGGAGAAGATCGAGAAGTGTCAGGAGATGTACCTGTTAGCATTCGAGCACTACATCAACCATCGCAAGCACAACATCTCACACTTCTGGCCCAAGCTGCTGATGAAGGTGACGAACCTGCGCATGATCGGCGCCTGTCATGCCAGCCGCTTCCTGCACATGAAAGTGGAGTGTCCCACAGAACTCTTCCCCCCGCTCTTCCTCGAGGTCTTCGAGGATCAGGAGGTGTGA
- the LOC132147616 gene encoding thyroid hormone receptor alpha-A isoform X4: protein MHILQPQYVNRWPDGVKRKRKNSQCSMKSTSGYVPSYLEKDEPCVVCGDKATGYHYRCITCEGCKGFFRRTIQKNLHPSYSCKYDSCCIIDKVTRNQCQLCRFKKCISVGMAMDLVLDDSKRVAKRRLIEENRERKKKEEIVKTLHNRPEPTVSEWELIRMVTEAHRHTNAQGPHWKQKRKFLPEDIGQSPAPTSDNDKVDLEAFSEFTKIITPAITRVVDFAKKLPMFSELPCEDQIILLKGCCMEIMSLRAAVRYDPESETLTLSGEMAVSREQLKNGGLGVVSDAIFDLGKSLSQFNLDDSEVALLQAVLLMSSDRSGLTCVEKIEKCQEMYLLAFEHYINHRKHNISHFWPKLLMKVTNLRMIGACHASRFLHMKVECPTELFPPLFLEVFEDQEV from the exons GGTATGTTCCCAGCTACCTGGAGAAAGACGAGCCATGTGTGGTATGTGGGGACAAGGCCACCGGCTACCATTACCGCTGCATCACATGTGAGGGCTGCAAG GGTTTCTTTAGGAGGACAATACAGAAGAATCTTCACCCTTCCTATTCCTGCAAATATGACAGCTGTTGCATCATTGATAAAGTCACCCGCAACCAGTGCCAGCTGTGCCGCTTCAAGAAGTGCATCTCGGTGGGGATGGCCATGGACT TGGTGCTGGATGATTCAAAGCGTGTGGCCAAGAGGCGTCTGATCGAGGAAAACCGGGAACGGAAGAAGAAAGAGGAGATTGTGAAAACTCTGCACAATCGGCCTGAGCCCACCGTCTCGGAGTGGGAGCTGATTCGTATGGTGACGGAGGCTCATCGCCACACCAATGCCCAGGGCCCTCACTGGAAACAGAAACGCAAGTTCCTA CCAGAAGACATCGGGCAGTCTCCAGCCCCCACATCAGACAACGACAAGGTCGACCTGGAGGCCTTCAGTGAGTTCACCAAGATCATCACCCCTGCCATCACACGAGTTGTGGACTTTGCCAAAAAGCTGCCCATGTTCTCCGAG CTGCCCTGTGAAGACCAGATCATCCTGCTGAAAGGCTGCTGTATGGAGATCATGTCCTTGCGTGCAGCGGTGCGGTACGACCCCGAGAGCGAGACACTGACCCTGAGCGGGGAGATGGCTGTCAGTCGAGAGCAGCTGAAGAACGGAGGGTTAGGAGTGGTGTCTGATGCCATCTTTGATTTGGGCAAGAGCCTGTCACAGTTCAACCTGGATGACTCGGAGGTGGCACTGCTGCAGGCCGTCCTGCTCATGAGCTCAG ATCGTTCCGGACTCACATGTGTGGAGAAGATCGAGAAGTGTCAGGAGATGTACCTGTTAGCATTCGAGCACTACATCAACCATCGCAAGCACAACATCTCACACTTCTGGCCCAAGCTGCTGATGAAGGTGACGAACCTGCGCATGATCGGCGCCTGTCATGCCAGCCGCTTCCTGCACATGAAAGTGGAGTGTCCCACAGAACTCTTCCCCCCGCTCTTCCTCGAGGTCTTCGAGGATCAGGAGGTGTGA
- the dlx4a gene encoding homeobox protein Dlx4a — protein MTMTSLSESLVASDPSKSAFLEFSHGYQSQQQHSPGVSHAHYPVHGLHQGAHSQYDAAFSSGAASYHGRPLTYHYPTAHHHPAYLPYQHNSAVGHSRVEDADSEKQSSIESGEIRLNGKGKKIRKPRTIYSSLQLQALNQRFQQTQYLALPERADLAAKLGLTQTQVKIWFQNKRSKYKKIMKHGSSGAEGEHLQAASATPCSPGMPPLWDVSMSTKGAPIHSGGYMNSFGHWYPGHHQDPMARTQMM, from the exons ATGACTATGACTTCACTGTCTGAAAGTTTGGTGGCTTCAGACCCCTCAAAATCGGCTTTTCTGGAGTTCAGTCACGGTTACCAGTCTCAGCAGCAGCATTCGCCCGGTGTGTCCCACGCGCACTATCCAGTGCACGGTTTGCATCAAGGCGCACATTCGCAGTACGACGCGGCCTTCTCCTCGGGCGCTGCTTCGTACCACGGCCGTCCGCTCACTTACCACTATCCCACAGCCCATCACCACCCTGCGTACCTGCCCTATCAACACAACAGCGCAGTCGGACATTCAAGAGTAGAGGATGCAG ATTCCGAGAAGCAAAGTTCCATTGAAAGTGGAGAGATCCGTCTGAACGGGAAGGGGAAGAAGATCCGCAAGCCCCGCACGATCTACTCGAGCCTGCAGCTTCAGGCGCTTAACCAGCGCTTCCAGCAGACCCAGTACCTCGCGCTGCCGGAGCGCGCTGATCTGGCGGCCAAACTGGGGCTGACGCAAACACAG GTGAAGATATGGTTCCAGAACAAACGTTCCAAGTACAAAAAGATCATGAAGCATGGCTCAAGTGGAGCAGAAGGAGAACACCTTCAAGCAGCTTCTGCAACACCATGTTCACCAGGAATGCCACCCCTGTGGGATGTTTCCATGTCAACCAAGGGTGCCCCCATCCACTCTGGAGGATATATGAACTCTTTTGGACACTGGTACCCTGGTCATCATCAAGATCCAATGGCCAGAACTCAGATGATGTGA
- the LOC132147616 gene encoding thyroid hormone receptor alpha-A isoform X5, whose amino-acid sequence MESRWPDGVKRKRKNSQCSMKSTSVKIISVPGYVPSYLEKDEPCVVCGDKATGYHYRCITCEGCKGFFRRTIQKNLHPSYSCKYDSCCIIDKVTRNQCQLCRFKKCISVGMAMDLVLDDSKRVAKRRLIEENRERKKKEEIVKTLHNRPEPTVSEWELIRMVTEAHRHTNAQGPHWKQKRKFLPEDIGQSPAPTSDNDKVDLEAFSEFTKIITPAITRVVDFAKKLPMFSELPCEDQIILLKGCCMEIMSLRAAVRYDPESETLTLSGEMAVSREQLKNGGLGVVSDAIFDLGKSLSQFNLDDSEVALLQAVLLMSSDRSGLTCVEKIEKCQEMYLLAFEHYINHRKHNISHFWPKLLMKVTNLRMIGACHASRFLHMKVECPTELFPPLFLEVFEDQEV is encoded by the exons TGAAGATCATCTCTGTTCCAGGGTATGTTCCCAGCTACCTGGAGAAAGACGAGCCATGTGTGGTATGTGGGGACAAGGCCACCGGCTACCATTACCGCTGCATCACATGTGAGGGCTGCAAG GGTTTCTTTAGGAGGACAATACAGAAGAATCTTCACCCTTCCTATTCCTGCAAATATGACAGCTGTTGCATCATTGATAAAGTCACCCGCAACCAGTGCCAGCTGTGCCGCTTCAAGAAGTGCATCTCGGTGGGGATGGCCATGGACT TGGTGCTGGATGATTCAAAGCGTGTGGCCAAGAGGCGTCTGATCGAGGAAAACCGGGAACGGAAGAAGAAAGAGGAGATTGTGAAAACTCTGCACAATCGGCCTGAGCCCACCGTCTCGGAGTGGGAGCTGATTCGTATGGTGACGGAGGCTCATCGCCACACCAATGCCCAGGGCCCTCACTGGAAACAGAAACGCAAGTTCCTA CCAGAAGACATCGGGCAGTCTCCAGCCCCCACATCAGACAACGACAAGGTCGACCTGGAGGCCTTCAGTGAGTTCACCAAGATCATCACCCCTGCCATCACACGAGTTGTGGACTTTGCCAAAAAGCTGCCCATGTTCTCCGAG CTGCCCTGTGAAGACCAGATCATCCTGCTGAAAGGCTGCTGTATGGAGATCATGTCCTTGCGTGCAGCGGTGCGGTACGACCCCGAGAGCGAGACACTGACCCTGAGCGGGGAGATGGCTGTCAGTCGAGAGCAGCTGAAGAACGGAGGGTTAGGAGTGGTGTCTGATGCCATCTTTGATTTGGGCAAGAGCCTGTCACAGTTCAACCTGGATGACTCGGAGGTGGCACTGCTGCAGGCCGTCCTGCTCATGAGCTCAG ATCGTTCCGGACTCACATGTGTGGAGAAGATCGAGAAGTGTCAGGAGATGTACCTGTTAGCATTCGAGCACTACATCAACCATCGCAAGCACAACATCTCACACTTCTGGCCCAAGCTGCTGATGAAGGTGACGAACCTGCGCATGATCGGCGCCTGTCATGCCAGCCGCTTCCTGCACATGAAAGTGGAGTGTCCCACAGAACTCTTCCCCCCGCTCTTCCTCGAGGTCTTCGAGGATCAGGAGGTGTGA